One window from the genome of Streptomyces sp. NBC_00287 encodes:
- a CDS encoding 8-amino-7-oxononanoate synthase, whose translation MAFGWIDEQAELRRRAGLVRTLRPRPADSPLLDLASNDYLGLAHHPEVTEGAARAARTWGGGATGSRLVTGTTELHGELERELADFCGFEAALVFSSGYAANLAAVTALGPHGSLIVSDAGNHASLIDGCRLARGTTQVVAHAEPEAVRKALQTHDGPAVAVSDTVFSVDGDAAPLAELAAACREYGAGVVVDDAHGLGVLGDGGRGAPHAAGLAGADDVVVTVTLSKSLGSQGGAVLGPARVIDHLVNAARTFIFDTGLAPAATGAALSALRLLRREPERAARARAVAGELHARLTAAGHQAVRPDAAVVSVRAPSPEGAVRWAADCRAAGLAVGCFRPPSVPDGISRLRLTARADLTDGQIERAVRVIGETRP comes from the coding sequence ATGGCGTTCGGCTGGATCGACGAGCAGGCGGAGCTGCGCCGCCGCGCCGGACTCGTACGGACGCTGCGCCCTCGCCCCGCCGACTCGCCGCTGCTGGATCTGGCCAGCAATGACTATCTGGGCCTGGCCCACCATCCGGAGGTCACCGAGGGCGCGGCCCGGGCGGCGCGGACCTGGGGCGGCGGCGCGACGGGCTCCCGGCTCGTCACCGGTACGACGGAGCTGCACGGCGAGCTGGAGCGGGAGCTGGCGGACTTCTGCGGCTTCGAGGCGGCGCTGGTCTTCTCCTCCGGCTACGCCGCCAACCTCGCCGCGGTCACCGCGCTGGGGCCGCACGGCTCACTGATCGTCTCCGACGCGGGCAACCATGCCTCGCTGATCGACGGCTGCCGGCTGGCCCGCGGTACGACCCAGGTGGTCGCGCACGCCGAGCCGGAGGCCGTGCGCAAGGCGCTCCAGACGCATGACGGACCGGCCGTCGCGGTCTCCGACACCGTCTTCTCGGTGGACGGCGACGCCGCCCCGCTGGCCGAGCTGGCGGCGGCCTGCCGGGAGTACGGCGCGGGAGTCGTCGTCGACGACGCGCACGGCCTGGGTGTTCTCGGCGACGGCGGCCGGGGCGCCCCGCACGCGGCGGGGCTCGCGGGCGCCGACGACGTGGTGGTCACGGTGACGCTGTCCAAGTCACTGGGCAGCCAGGGCGGTGCCGTGCTCGGTCCGGCCCGGGTGATCGACCATCTGGTCAACGCCGCACGGACGTTCATCTTCGACACCGGTCTGGCGCCCGCCGCGACCGGTGCCGCCCTCTCGGCCCTGCGGCTGTTGCGCCGGGAACCGGAGCGGGCGGCCCGGGCGCGTGCGGTGGCAGGCGAACTGCACGCCCGCCTGACGGCCGCGGGCCATCAGGCGGTGCGTCCGGACGCGGCGGTCGTCTCCGTGCGCGCGCCCTCCCCGGAGGGGGCCGTGCGCTGGGCGGCGGACTGCCGGGCGGCGGGCCTCGCCGTGGGCTGTTTCCGTCCTCCTTCCGTGCCCGACGGCATCTCACGGCTGCGGCTGACCGCCCGCGCGGACCTCACGGACGGGCAGATCGAACGCGCTGTACGGGTCATCGGCGAGACACGACCATGA
- the bioB gene encoding biotin synthase BioB, whose translation MDLLNTLLDKGLRRELPTREEALAVLATSDDDLLDVVAAAGKVRRHWFGRRVKLNYLVNLKSGLCPEDCSYCSQRLGSTAGILKYTWLKPDEASKAAAAGLAGGAKRVCLVASGRGPTDRDVDRVSDTIKAIKDENEGVEVCACLGLLSDGQAERLREAGADAYNHNLNTSEATYGDITTTHTYADRVDTVQKAHAAGLSACSGLIAGMGESDEDLVDVVFSLRELDPDSVPVNFLIPFEGTPLAKEWHLTPQRCLRILAMVRFVCPDVEVRIAGGREVHLRSMQPLALHLANSIFLGDYLTSEGQAGKADLDMIADAGFEIEGADEVTLPEHRAGGGCGSHEGGGVCGSAEQSEPGEVRTDLVAVRRRGAGTDLAPNA comes from the coding sequence ATGGACCTGCTGAACACGCTGCTGGACAAGGGGCTGCGGCGCGAGCTGCCGACCCGCGAGGAGGCCCTGGCCGTCCTCGCGACCTCCGATGACGACCTGCTCGATGTGGTGGCCGCGGCCGGCAAGGTGCGCCGGCACTGGTTCGGCCGTCGGGTGAAACTGAACTACCTCGTCAACCTCAAGTCCGGCTTGTGTCCGGAGGACTGCTCCTACTGCTCGCAGCGGCTCGGCTCGACCGCCGGGATCCTGAAGTACACCTGGCTCAAGCCCGACGAGGCGTCGAAGGCGGCGGCCGCGGGGCTCGCGGGCGGCGCCAAGCGCGTCTGCCTGGTGGCCAGCGGGCGCGGCCCGACCGACCGTGATGTGGACCGGGTCTCGGACACCATCAAGGCGATCAAGGACGAGAACGAGGGCGTCGAGGTGTGCGCCTGCCTCGGGCTGCTCTCCGACGGCCAGGCCGAGCGACTGCGCGAGGCGGGCGCCGACGCCTACAACCACAACCTCAACACCTCCGAGGCCACCTACGGCGACATCACCACCACCCACACCTACGCCGACCGTGTCGACACCGTGCAGAAGGCGCACGCGGCCGGTCTGTCCGCCTGTTCCGGTCTGATCGCGGGCATGGGCGAGAGCGACGAGGACCTGGTGGACGTCGTCTTCTCGCTGCGCGAGCTGGACCCGGACTCGGTGCCGGTCAACTTCCTGATCCCGTTCGAGGGCACCCCGCTGGCCAAGGAGTGGCACCTCACCCCGCAGCGCTGTCTGCGGATCCTGGCGATGGTGCGGTTCGTCTGCCCGGACGTCGAGGTGCGCATCGCCGGCGGCCGTGAGGTGCACCTGCGCTCGATGCAGCCCCTTGCGCTGCACCTGGCGAACTCGATCTTCCTCGGCGACTACCTCACCAGTGAGGGCCAGGCCGGCAAGGCCGACCTGGACATGATCGCGGACGCCGGGTTCGAGATCGAGGGCGCCGACGAGGTGACGCTGCCGGAGCACCGGGCGGGTGGTGGCTGCGGCTCCCACGAAGGTGGCGGGGTATGTGGTTCCGCCGAGCAGTCCGAGCCCGGCGAGGTCCGCACCGACCTCGTCGCCGTCCGCCGCCGGGGCGCCGGAACGGACCT